The Mangifera indica cultivar Alphonso chromosome 8, CATAS_Mindica_2.1, whole genome shotgun sequence genome has a window encoding:
- the LOC123223720 gene encoding O-methyltransferase 1, chloroplastic: protein MDCLRFSKSLSIASISSACFSDKTLINKNGLLLKAKLNNESDPLLQAAAKAASLRFQETHRPEPLFVDPYAGCFVAPNVEMAMKKYSHHYCLATKFIDDKLLRTVNHIDGLKQVVLLTDGMDTRPYRLNWPNSTIIYDISPERIFKNSAKKLEGVGAKIPRSCLYLHVPLESSNIHEVLHSKGFNGNRPSIWAIQGLPVTTLASFEEILLLISSLAMKGCFCLGELPAWLTETEIGNKSTTKKWMEKLFMSNGFRVEMVSYSEVAGSLGKELAPGYYKNILFVAEQLRYSDVQMENYRREFERVEEEADEEGFEEL, encoded by the exons ATGGACTgcttaagattttcaaaatcattGTCCATTGCTTCCATCTCTAGTGCATGCTTCAGTGACAAGACgttgataaataaaaatggcCTCTTGTTGAAAGCCAAACTCAACAACGAATCCGACCCACTGCTCCAAGCAGCTGCTAAAGCCGCATCTCTTCGTTTTCAGGAGACCCATCGACCAG AGCCTCTGTTTGTCGATCCATATGCTGGTTGCTTTGTTGCTCCTAATGTTGAAATGGCTATGAAAAAGTATTCACACCATTATTGTCTTGCAACGAAGTTCATTGATGATAAGTTACTTCGTACTGTGAACCATATCGATGGACTTAAGCAG GTTGTTCTGTTGACAGATGGCATGGACACTCGGCCTTACAGGCTTAACTGGCCAAATTCAAccataatatatgatatttccCCTGAACGGATATTCAAAAATTCAGCTAAAAAGCTTGAAG GTGTTGGGGCTAAAATTCCAAGAAGTTGCTTATACCTTCATGTTCCATTAGAATCGTCTAATATACATGAAGTTCTGCATTCTAAAGGGTTTAACGGTAATCGCCCAAGCATATGGGCCATCCAG GGACTGCCTGTGACGACTTTGGCAAGTTTCGAAGAGATTTTGCTCCTCATTAGTAGTTTGGCTATGAAAGGATGTTTCTGCCTGGGAGAATTGCCTGCATGGTTGACAGAAACTGAAATTGGGAACAAG TCTACCACAAAAAAATGGATGGAAAAACTGTTCATGAGCAATGGTTTTCGGGTGGAAATGGTTAGCTACAGTGAAGTTGCTGGCAGTTTGGGCAAGGAATTAGCACCAGGATACTACAAGAATATACTATTTGTTGCAGAACAGCTGCGCTATTCTGATGTTCAG ATGGAAAATTATAGGAGAGAATTCGAGAGGGTGGAGGAAGAAGCGGATGAGGAAGGCTTTGAAGAGCTCTAA
- the LOC123223210 gene encoding 60S ribosomal protein L22-2-like codes for MSRGAAAAGAKGKKKGATFVIDCAKPVEDKIMDIASLEKFLQERIKVGGKAGALGDSVTVTREKTKITVTSDSNFSKRYLKYLTKKYLKKHNVRDWLRVIASNKDRSVYELRYFNIAENEGEEED; via the exons ATGAGTCGCGGAGCAGCAGCAGCAGGAGCCAAGGGAAAGAAGAAGGGAGCGACGTTCGTGATAGACTGCGCGAAGCCTGTGGAGGATAAAATCATGGACATCGCCTCTCTCGAAAAGTTCCTCCAGGAACGGATCAAGGTCGGTGGCAAGGCTGGTGCTCTTGGTGACTCCGTGACCGTTACTCGTGAGAAGACGAAGATCACTGTCACATCCGACAGCAACTTCTCTAAAAG GTATTTGAAGTACTTGACTAAGAAGTACTTGAAGAAACACAATGTGCGAGATTGGCTTCGGGTGATTGCATCAAACAAAGACCGAAGTGTCTATGAGCTGCGGTACTTCAATATTGCTGAGAATGAGGGAGAGGAGGAAGACTAA
- the LOC123223209 gene encoding blue-light photoreceptor PHR2-like, translated as MDPNLKTLENSENEEQNPLAIVRSQSPFATLSLSFSLPKVLPTNSFFLQPKISSLFSHQPCKVKVPTQASSLSHLSLSSSASLAPTKISFKSTISANPLQNPLTLGPLRPLDPNNGAGIRRAAICWFRNDLRVHDNECLNTANNESMSVLPVYCFDPRDYAKSSSGFDKTGPYRASFLIESVSDLRKNLQARGSDLVVRIGKPEDVLVELAKAIGADAVYAHREVSHDDVKSEDKIEAAMKEEGVEVKCFWGSTLYHIDDLPFKLEEMPTTYGGFREKAQGLEVRKTIEALDQMKGLPSRGDVEPGDIPSLMDLGLNPSAAMSQDGKPAANSLVGGETEALQRLKKFAAECQAQPPQGSKGGSHDSIYGANFSCKISPWLTVGCISPRSMFDELKKTAASISASSNRNGGASGSSDTGGNWLMFELLWRDFFRFITKKYSSAKKVVEAAPATACMGALA; from the exons atggaTCCCAATCTCAAAACCCTTGAGAACTCTGAAAATGAAGAACAAAACCCGCTTGCCATTGTCCGTTCGCAATCTCCATTTGCCACtctttccctttccttttctCTTCCCAAAGTCCTTCCCACTAACTCCTTTTTCCTTCAACCCAAAATTTCCTCCCTGTTTTCTCACCAACCATGTAAGGTCAAGGTCCCGACACAAGCTTCCTCTCTGtcccatctctctctctcctcctcCGCCTCTCTAGCGCCTACCAAAATCTCCTTTAAGTCCACCATCTCTGCCAACCCTCTCCAAAACCCCCTCACCTTGGGCCCACTCCGCCCTCTTGACCCCAACAATGGGGCCGGAATTCGTCGAGCTGCCATTTGTTGGTTCCGTAATGATTTACGTGTTCACGATAACGAATGTCTCAACACTGCCAATAATGAAAGCATGTCAGTCTTGCCTGTTTATTGTTTCGACCCAAGAGATTACGCAAAATCCTCATCTGGGTTTGACAAAACTGGGCCTTATCGGGCTTCATTTTTGATTGAATCAGTTTCTGACCTGCGTAAGAATTTACAAGCTCGAGGGTCTGACCTTGTGGTGAGGATTGGGAAGCCAGAGGATGTTTTGGTTGAGTTGGCTAAGGCTATTGGAGCTGATGCTGTGTATGCACACAGAGAGGTATCACATGATGACGTTAAATCCGAGGACAAGATTGAGGCGGCGATGAAGGAGGAGGGAGTTGAAGTTAAGTGTTTCTGGGGAAGTACTTTGTATCATATTGATGATTTGCCTTTTAAGTTGGAAGAGATGCCAACTACTTACGGTGGGTTCAGGGAGAAAGCTCAGGGTTTGGAGGTGAGGAAGACAATTGAGGCTTTGGATCAAATGAAGGGCTTGCCATCTCGTGGAGATGTGGAGCCTGGGGATATTCCTTCTTTGATGGATTTGGGGCTCAACCCAAGTGCTGCAATGTCTCAG GATGGAAAGCCAGCTGCCAATTCTTTGGTGGGAGGGGAGACTGAAGCTCTGCAGAGGCTGAAAAAGTTTGCAGCGGAATGCCAAGCACAACCACCCCAGGGGAGCAAGGGTGGCAGCCATGATAGCATCTATGGTGCAAACTTCTCTTGCAAAATATCTCCATGGCTAACCGTGGGATGCATCTCACCACGTTCCATGTTTGATGAACTAAAGAAAACTGCTGCCAG TATATCTGCTTCCTCAAACCGTAATGGTGGTGCTAGTGGCTCATCCGATACTGGGGGCAACTGGTTGATGTTTGAATTGTTGTGGAGGGATTTCTTCAG ATTCATCACCAAGAAATACAGTTCTGCAAAGAAAGTGGTTGAAGCTGCTCCGGCCACTGCTTGCATGGGTGCCCTTGCTTAA
- the LOC123223719 gene encoding gamma-tubulin complex component 4 homolog codes for MLHELLLALLGYTGDLIIDEREHETSIGIRLSPDSPISEERTFKLAPDISFIEPSERELIEKLITLGFYYRELDRFATKSRNLSWIRSANVSPLERAAKGKAENPSVYRRAIANGIVEILSVYRSAVLHIEQRLLSDSMPILATVTQGLNKFFVLLPPLYELVLEIERDDICGGQLLNLLHKRCHCGVPELQACIQRLLWHGHQIMYNQLASWMVYGILQDQYGEFFIRRQEDRDVEHGSSHSDISEKLVRMSTDDISLTDWHLGFHIFLDMLPEHIHMRVAESILFAGKAVRVLRNPSAAFRFQDQQITRGSLKVQGFTGRFPFQKEPFPDVKLVGEELLPQSEADKIEAMLQDLKESSEFHKRSFECAVDSIRAIAASHLWQLVVVRADLNGHLKALKDYFLLAKGDFFQYFLEESRQLMRLPPRQSTAEADLMVPFQLAAIKTIGEEDKYFSRVSLRMPSCGITVKSSQVDVPKAKAYTDGNSGATLSTTASEISLDGWDGIALEYSVDWPLHLFFTQEVLSKYCRIFQYLLRLKRTQMELEKSWASVMHQDHSDFAQHRNDRLNYSITQQRRQRFRPMWRVREHMAFLIRNLQFYIQVDVIESQWNVLQAHIQDSHDFTELVGFHQEYLSALISQSFLDIGSVSRILDSIMKLCLQFCWNIENQESSANTSELEHITEEFNKKSNSLYTILRSSRLAGSQRAPFLRRFLLRLNFNSFFEATARGVLNVVRPRPAVTVLNQQ; via the exons ATGTTGCACGAGCTCTTACTAGCTCTCTTGGGTTACACCGGAGATCTCATAATCGACGAGCGAGAGCATGAGACCTCTATTGGCATTCGTTTATCTCCCGACAGTCCTATCTCTGAGGAACGCACCTTTAAGCTTGCTCCTGATATCTCCTTCATTGAACCCAGCGAACG AGAGCTCATTGAGAAACTCATCACCTTAGGATTTTACTATAGAGAGCTTGATCGATTTGCAACAAAGTCTAGGAATTTAAGTTGGATAAGGTCTGCTAATGTATCGCCTTTGGAAAGGGCTGCTAAAGGAAAAGCAGAAAATCCTAGCGTGTACCGGAGGGCCATAGCTAATGGCATTGTTGAGATACTGTCAGTGTACAGGTCTGCTGTTCTTCACATTGAGCAAAGATTGTTGTCCGACTCTATGCCCATTTTGGCAACTGTAACTCAAGGCCTTAACAAG TTTTTTGTCCTTTTGCCACCTCTATATGAGCTTGTTCTAGAGATTGAGCGTGATGATATCTGCGGAGGACAACTACTTAACCTTTTACACAAGCGGTGTCACTGTGGGGTGCCTGAACTGCAGGCGTGCATTCAGAG GCTTCTTTGGCATGGCCATCAAATCATGTATAACCAACTAGCTTCATGGATGGTTTATGGGATTCTTCAGGACCAGTATGGAGAATTTTTTATCAGAAG GCAGGAAGATAGAGATGTAGAGCATGGTTCATCTCACTCAGATATTTCTGAAAAGTTGGTCCGCATGTCTACTGATGATATTTCTTTAACAGATTGGCACCTgggatttcatatttttctg GATATGCTGCCTGAACACATCCATATGCGTGTTGCAGAATCAATTCTCTTTGCTGGTAAAGCAGTCAGGGTTCTCCGAAATCCAAGTGCTGCTTTTCGATTTCAGGATCAGCAGATAACAAGAGGCTCTCTGAAAGTTCAGGGATTTACAGGACGCTTTCCTTTTCAAAAGGAGCCTTTCCCAGATGTGAAACTCGTTGGAGAAGAATTGCTTCCTCAGTCCGAGGCTGATAAGATTGAAGCTATGCTTCAAGACCTTAAG GAATCATCGGAATTTCACAAAAGATCATTTGAATGTGCTGTCGACTCTATACGAGCTATTGCGGCCAGTCATCTTTGGCAG CTTGTGGTTGTGCGTGCTGACTTGAATGGCCACCTGAAGGCCTTGAAAGACTACTTTCTTTTAGCAAAAGGAGATTTTTTCCAG TATTTCCTTGAGGAGAGTCGACAGTTAATGCGTTTACCACCTCGTCAGTCAACTGCTGAAGCTGATCTTATGGTCCCATTTCAGCTT GCTGCAATAAAGACTATTGGTGAAGAAGACAAATACTTTTCTAGAGTATCCTTGCG GATGCCTTCATGTGGAATCACAGTTAAATCCTCTCAAGTAGATGTACCAAAGGCAAAAGCTTATACAGATGGCAACTCTGGTGCTACACTATCAACTACTGCTTCAGAGATTTCCCTTGATGGCTGGGATGGAATTGCCCTTGAATATTCTGTTGATTGGCCCTTACATTTGTTCTTTACCCAAGAAGTGCTTTCTAA GTACTGTAGGATCTTCCAGTATTTGCTGCGGCTCAAGCGAACCCAAATGGAATTGGAAAAATCATGGGCCTCTGTGATGCATCAAGATCACTCAGATTTTGCCCAACATCGCAATGACCGTTTAAACTATTCAATAACTCAACAGAGACGGCAGCGCTTTAGACCAATGTGGCGTGTTAGAGAGCATATGGCATTTTTGATAAGAAATCTACAATTTTACATTCAG GTTGATGTAATAGAATCTCAGTGGAATGTTCTTCAAGCTCATATTCAAGATTCTCATGACTTTACTGAACTTGTAGGCTTCCATCAAGA GTATTTATCAGCATTAATTTCTCAGTCTTTCTTGGACATTGGCTCAGTGTCAAGGATACTGGATAGCATAATGAAACTTTGCCTCCAATTCTGCTGGAACATTGAGAATCAAGAAAGCAGTGCTAATACATCTGAACTAGAACATATTACTGAG GAATTTAACAAGAAATCAAACTCTTTGTATACTATATTACGGAGTAGCAGGCTTGCTGGTAGTCAAAGAGCCCCGTTCTTGAGGCGATTTCTTTTGCGCCTAAACTTCAATTCCTTCTTTGAG GCAACTGCAAGAGGAGTGCTGAATGTTGTTAGACCACGTCCAGCTGTTACTGTTTTAAATCAACAATAG